Proteins encoded together in one Theileria parva strain Muguga chromosome 3 map unlocalized ctg_530, whole genome shotgun sequence window:
- the DHX38 gene encoding Helicase associated domain (HA2) family protein yields MDDFEDFQVTRLPKSTKSSHNHNYKYAEENYSKVSDPDVDSAIIRDSHLNNSILDHMWYDRDDDSCMMYNNYDEENSYYLESRERKRLSQLPHTSQLVNTRIINSAGKFGVKKSQKHIDDNLWELDRLRQGGGGSKFANAELEQLRASNVHKDETKKIVLVRNIIPPFIYEVYNCNNSTDQLTDELTEAGDTFNDIYNKFLNQSVSTVKDPTSDIALMAKKGSQILRQMKDELERSSTRTRFWDLTNSKIGNLIFKNNNRVGNSMSNSGNNSASATGDRRGYMENEEKEGEEELKKIKEHLESVRKSLPVYQHKHEIISLIKQFQVIILVGETGSGKTTQLPQYLYESGFGDKGIIGCTQPRRVAAMSVSKRVASEMGSNLGDTVGYTIRFEDVTSSNTRVKFMTDGILLRESLMDSDLDKYSVVIMDEAHERSLNTDVLFGILKSVLTRRWDFRLIVTSATIQADKFSAFFGNCPIFHIKGRTYPVSIEYMRSISNDYVDSAVEKCISIHISQPPGDILIFMTGQDDINITCELLDTKLYKLIQSSSSGLIQLYVVLPIYSTLPIELQQKVFMKYPYRKIIVSTNIAETSITFEGIRYVIDSGYCKLKVYNSKIGVDSLQICPISQAGANQRSGRAGRTGPGVCYRLYTQRIFINDLFENNIPEIKRTNLCNVVLLLKSLKIVNLLSFDFIDPPSIEAILSAMLQLYILNAIDELGELTPIGNKMVQFPLEPSLSKIIITAIDLNCLDELLTIVSVLSSPNIYLVENTIDKENPSSLEREKFMIPESDHLSLLNVYNNWRNNNYSQAFCSQYKLQYKSLKRAKEIKSQLQDIVDLKYKHIKQTDSDGTGDRLIDVVSRIVDMNSKEDLVRLCVCSGYFNNASKLKGFGEYYNLRSFIPCFLHPTSALYGMGYTPEYVVYHEVVITTKEYMRFVTTVEPEWLYELAPNFFYLKNFEMCEMVQKSRDRIENKRLLQDLKIKKNVIDTKPKEVKKDFVQFGTKKRNKHR; encoded by the exons ATGGACGATTTTGAGGATTTCCAGGTAACTCGCTTACCAAAATCTACCAAATCTTCTCATAACCATAACTATAAATATGCTGAGGAGAATTATTCCAAAGTTTCTGATCCGGATGTGGATTCTGCTATTATTCGTGATTCTCATCTGAATAATAGTATTCTAGATCACATGTGGTATGATAGAGATGATGACAGTTGTATGATGTACAATAATTACGATGAGGAGAATTCATATTACCTGGAATCGAGGGAGAGGAAACGCTTATCTCAACTTCCACACACTTCTCAACTTGTAAACACTAGAATTATCAATAGCGCTGGGAAATTTGGTGTAAAAAAGTCACAAAAACATATCGATGATAATTTGTGGGAGTTGGATAGACTCCGGCAAGGTGGCGGCGGAAGTAAATTTGCTAATGCTGAGCTGGAACAATTAAGAGCTTCAAATGTACACAAAGATGAAACTAAGAAGATTGTACTGGTGAGGAATATTATTCCACCGTTTATTTATGAAGTTTATAACTGTAATAATTCTACTGACCAGTTAACTGATGAGTTAACTGAGGCTGGTGATACTTTTAAtgatatatataataaatttttaaatcaatcTGTTTCCACTGTGAAGGATCCCACTTCAGATATCGCACTAATGGCTAAAAAAGGTAGTCAAATCCTAAGACAAATGAAAGATGAACTTGAACGCTCATCCACCAGAACACGATTCTGGGACCTCACCAATTCCAAAATAGGCAATCTCATcttcaaaaataataacagaGTTGGTAATAGTATGAGTAATAGTGGTAACAATAGTGCTTCTGCTACAGGTGATAGAAGAGGATATATGGAAAATGAGGAGAAGGAAGGTGAGGAGGAATTGAAGAAGATTAAAGAACATTTAGAATCTGTACGAAAATCATTACCAGTTTACCAGCACAAACATGAAATCATCTCGCTCATCAAACAATTTCAA gTGATAATATTGGTTGGTGAGACTGGGAGTGGTAAGACAACTCAGTTGCCCCAATATTTATATGAGAGTGGGTTTGGTGATAAGGGCATAATAGGTTGTACGCAGCCTCGTAGAGTAGCTGCAATGAGTGTTTCTAAGCGTGTAGCAAGTGAAATGGGTTCAAATCTGGGTGACACTGTCGGCTACACAATCCGCTTCGAAGATGTAACTAGCAGTAACACTAGAGTCAAATTCATGACTGACGGAATATTACTGAGGGAATCACTAATGGACTCAGATTTGGATAAATATTCAGTGGTAATCATGGATGAAGCACATGAGAGAAGTCTTAACACTGATGTTCTATTTGGTATTTTGAAGTCAGTTTTAACTAGGAGATGGGATTTCAGACTCATAGTCACTAGCGCCACTATACAGGCAGATAAGTTCTCAGCCTTTTTTGGTAACTGCCCAATATTCCATATTAAAGGTAGGACGTACCCCGTGTCCATAGAGTATATGAGAAGTATTTCTAATGACTATGTTGACTCAGCTGttgaaaaatgtatttCTATACATATTTCACAACCACCCGGTGATATTCTCATCTTCATGACAGGACAAGATGATATTAATATCACCTGCGAACTCCTCGACActaaactatataaactCATCCAATCCAGTTCTTCAG ggtTGATACAATTGTATGTGGTGTTGCCGATATATTCGACATTGCCTATAGAGTTACAGCAGAAGGTATTTATGAAGTACCCATACAGGAAAATCATCGTCTCCACCAATATCGCCGAAACCTCAATCACTTTCGAAG GAATTCGCTATGTGATTGACAGTGGTTATTGTAAATTGAAGGTGTATAATTCAAAGATTGGAGTGGATTCGCTGCAAATATGTCCGATAAGTCAGGCTGGAGCTAATCAGAGAAGTGGAAGAGCTGGTAGAACAGGTCCTGGCGTATGTTACAGATTATATACTCAGAGAATATTCATCAATGATTTATTCGAGAATAATATTCCAGAAATTAAGCGAACTAACTTGTGTAACGTTGTTCTCTTGTTAAAGTCGCtgaaaattgttaatttactcTCATTTGACTTTATCGACCCACCCTCAATTGAAGCTATTCTTTCCGCCATGCTACAATTATATATCCTAAACGCCATTGATGAACTTGGTGAACTAACTCCTATAG GAAATAAGATGGTACAATTCCCACTGGAACCTTCTTTATCtaagataataataacGGCAATAGATTTAAACTGTTTGGATGAGTTATTGACAATTGTGAGCGTGTTATCATCTCCGAATATTTACTTGGTTGAAAATACAATTGACAAGGAGAACCCCAGTAGTCTAGAACGTGAGAAGTTCATGATCCCAGAGTCTGACCACTTATCACTTCTCAACGTGTATAACAATTGgagaaataataattactCTCAAGCGTTCTGCTCACAGTATAAACTACAATACAAATCACTCAAACGCGCCaaagaaattaaatcaCAACTCCAAGACATTGTAGACCTCAAATACAAACACATAAAACAAACTGACTCGGATGGAACGGGTGACAGGTTGATTGATGTGGTTAGTAGAATAGTTGATATGAATAGTAAAGAAGACTTAGTACGTCTATGTGTTTGTAGTggttattttaataacGCGTCAAAGTTGAAGGGGTTTGGCgagtattataatttaaggAGTTTTATACCATGCTTTTTACACCCAACTTCAGCACTCTACGGCATGGGCTATACTCCAGAATATGTCGTTTACCACGAAGTTGTCATTACCACTAAAGAATACATGAGATTTGTTACTACCGTCGAACCCGAATGGTTATATGAACTCGCTCCCAACTT